In the Candidatus Electrothrix rattekaaiensis genome, one interval contains:
- a CDS encoding 4Fe-4S binding protein yields MKNNTQKKKQFDVSFYYDWCKSCGICMAFCPQKIIKPGKNAKPEILDKDGCVGCRFCEMHCPDFAITVSERRFHQGTLLEADDD; encoded by the coding sequence GTGAAGAACAACACGCAAAAAAAGAAACAGTTTGACGTCTCTTTTTATTATGATTGGTGCAAAAGCTGCGGTATTTGCATGGCCTTTTGTCCGCAAAAAATCATCAAGCCTGGCAAGAATGCAAAACCGGAAATCCTTGATAAAGATGGCTGTGTAGGCTGCCGCTTTTGCGAGATGCACTGCCCGGATTTTGCTATAACCGTATCTGAGCGCAGATTTCACCAGGGAACCCTGCTGGAGGCGGACGATGACTGA
- the typA gene encoding translational GTPase TypA has product MDQDKIRNVAIIAHVDHGKTTLVDKLFHQSGMFRDNQEVAERLMDSMDLERERGITIASKNGSYTYGDYKINIIDTPGHADFGGQVERVMRMADGVVLLVDAQEGPMPQTFFVVKKALAAKLPILVLVNKIDKDGARCEWVVDEVFDLLARLEAPDETLDFPVVYGSAKNGYMVKDPNDPIVPGQGMELISEMIVKHVPPPPGDSNAPLQLQINTIDYSPYLGRLGIGRVANGTLRLNENIVVYRRDGSIKPVRISKIFGFVGDAQVPVDTACAGDIIAVAGMEDVTVGVTFTDPDNPQPLPLIEIDPPTISMHFIPNDSPFAGQDGKFVTSRHLDERLNRETLADVALHVEPLTDGVGFRVSGRGELHLSILIEKMRREGYEFQVTRPHVIMREENGKSIEPYESLTVDVDEQYQGVVIEKLGKLKGVLSDMQVENGMSRMIFKIPTRGLLGYRSEFMTDTRGMGVMNYVFAEWGPHAGEIQNRQNGVMIVKENCTSVAYALFNLQDRATLFIKPGEDLYKGQIIGENCRPADLVVNPAKGKKLTNMRASGSDEAVILTPPLDMSLEDCISYINDDELVEVTPRIIRLRKQKDAKIRA; this is encoded by the coding sequence ATGGATCAGGATAAGATCAGAAATGTGGCGATTATCGCCCATGTCGACCACGGCAAGACCACATTGGTTGACAAATTGTTTCATCAGAGCGGTATGTTCCGTGACAACCAAGAGGTGGCTGAACGCCTTATGGACTCTATGGATCTGGAACGGGAACGCGGCATCACCATTGCCTCGAAAAACGGCTCATACACCTACGGCGATTATAAGATCAATATCATCGATACACCCGGACATGCCGATTTCGGCGGGCAGGTGGAGCGCGTCATGCGGATGGCCGACGGTGTTGTGCTGCTGGTGGATGCCCAGGAAGGCCCCATGCCCCAGACTTTTTTCGTTGTGAAAAAGGCCTTGGCCGCCAAACTGCCCATCCTGGTGCTGGTGAATAAGATTGATAAGGATGGAGCACGCTGTGAATGGGTCGTGGATGAGGTTTTTGACCTGCTGGCCCGCCTGGAAGCACCTGATGAAACATTGGATTTTCCGGTTGTCTACGGTTCCGCCAAAAATGGTTATATGGTGAAAGACCCCAATGACCCCATTGTGCCTGGGCAGGGCATGGAGCTGATCTCCGAGATGATTGTCAAGCACGTTCCCCCGCCTCCGGGAGACAGTAACGCCCCCTTGCAGCTTCAGATCAACACCATTGATTACTCCCCTTATCTGGGCAGGCTGGGGATTGGTCGTGTGGCCAACGGCACCCTGCGTCTGAACGAAAATATTGTCGTATACCGTCGTGATGGTTCTATCAAACCGGTACGGATCTCAAAAATATTCGGCTTTGTCGGTGACGCACAGGTTCCGGTGGATACTGCCTGTGCCGGTGATATTATTGCGGTGGCCGGAATGGAAGACGTCACTGTGGGGGTGACCTTTACTGATCCTGATAATCCGCAGCCCCTGCCCCTGATTGAGATTGATCCGCCGACCATTTCCATGCATTTCATTCCCAATGACTCGCCCTTTGCCGGTCAGGATGGAAAATTTGTTACCTCCCGTCATCTGGACGAGCGTCTGAATCGGGAAACCTTGGCGGATGTGGCCCTGCATGTGGAACCGCTTACCGACGGAGTCGGCTTTCGGGTCTCCGGTCGCGGCGAGCTGCATCTCTCCATCCTCATCGAAAAGATGCGCCGAGAAGGCTATGAGTTTCAAGTTACCCGTCCCCATGTTATTATGCGGGAAGAAAACGGCAAGAGCATTGAGCCTTATGAGTCGCTGACCGTTGATGTGGATGAGCAGTATCAGGGCGTGGTTATTGAAAAACTGGGTAAGCTCAAAGGCGTGCTCAGCGACATGCAGGTGGAAAACGGGATGTCCCGGATGATTTTCAAGATACCTACCCGAGGATTGCTCGGCTACCGTTCTGAATTCATGACCGACACACGGGGAATGGGGGTGATGAATTATGTTTTTGCCGAGTGGGGACCACATGCCGGTGAGATCCAGAATCGCCAGAACGGAGTAATGATAGTCAAGGAAAACTGCACCAGTGTGGCCTATGCCCTGTTCAATCTTCAGGATCGCGCTACCCTGTTCATCAAACCGGGCGAGGATCTGTACAAGGGGCAGATTATCGGTGAAAACTGCCGTCCGGCGGACTTGGTGGTCAATCCGGCCAAAGGCAAGAAGCTGACCAATATGCGGGCCTCGGGTTCGGATGAGGCGGTTATTCTTACTCCTCCCCTTGACATGAGCTTGGAAGACTGCATATCATATATCAATGATGATGAGCTGGTGGAGGTGACTCCCCGGATTATTCGCTTGCGAAAACAGAAGGACGCCAAGATTCGGGCGTAA